TATAGCAAAAGAATTGTCTAGTAATACTTGGATGAGCACACAAACTACTGCTTTTAGTTTGTTAGCCATTGGGAAAATGGTGGTGAAAAATGGAGGAAAAGCAATGAATTTGTCTTTCACAAATAATGGAAAATCCGAAGTTGTAAAAACAACAAGTTCTATGGTTCAGAGAACTTTAGATATTAAAAAAGGAAGCAATAAAATCACTTTTAAAAATAATGAGGATAATATTGTTTTTGTAAGAATTGTAAATTCTGGGAAATTGCCTTTGGGTGATGAAATTGCAGAAAGTAGGGGTTTAAATGTTTCATTAAATTACAAAGATTTGAGTGGCAATAAAATCGATATAAAAAGTTTAAAACAAGGTCAGGATTTTGTGGCAGAAATTACAGTGAGCAATCCTAAAAATGTAGAAGTTAAAGATATTGCTTTAACGCAAATTTTCCCTTCAGGTTGGGAAATTGTAAACACACGTTTTACTGATTTTGGAACCACAGCAAAAAGCGAAGCACGTTACACAGATATTAGAGATGATCGTGTTAATTTTTATTTCGATCTAGATAGAAAACGAAATACATCAGAAACAAAAACCTTTACAGTTTTATTAAATGCAGCGTATTTAGGAAAATACTATTTGCCAGGAATTCAAGTTGAAGCGATGTATGACAATGATTATTTAGTAAGAACAAAAGGTGATTGGATTGAGGTTGTGAAGTAAAAATCTACAACAACCTGCAAGGTTTCTTTTGAACCTTGTAGGTTTTTAATAATTCTAAATTTAAAATTAAAAACACGAATTGTCATTGCGAAATGAGCCTTTTTAGGCGATTGAGAAATCTCATAACGAATAAGAATCGTGTGAGATTTCTCCTATCGTCGAAATGTCAATTGAACTCTAAATTAGTGAATAAATAGCATCAAAATTGAATATTAAAAACTACATATTAAAACACAAAAAGAAAACAATATTTCTTGTTATGCTGTTGATTTTTTATGCGTTTTGTTTGCCAAAAGAATTATTTACAAAACCAACATCCACAGTAATTACAAGTAAAAATGATGAATTATTAGGTGCTTTAATTGCAAAAGATGGTCAGTGGAGATTTCCTCATAATGATAGTGTTCCAGAGAAATTTAAAACCTGTTTAATTCAATTTGAGGATGAATATTTTTACAAGCATCCAGGTTTTAATCCTATTTCAATTTTTAATGCGTTGAGACAAAATTTAAAAGCAGGAAGTATAAAAAGAGGAGGAAGTACAATTACACAACAAGTTATCAGATTAAGCAGAGACAATAGAGATAGAACCTATTTCGAAAAAATAAAAGAACTCATTTTAGCAACGAGATTAGAATTTAGAGCATCCAAAGAAAAAATACTTACCTATTGGAGTTCAAACGCGCCTTTTGGTGGAAATGTAGTAGGTTTAGATGCTGCTTCTTGGCGATATTTTAATCGAAGTTCATCAGAATTATCCTGGTCTGAAGCTGCAACTTTAGCAGTGTTGCCAAATGCACCAAATTTGATTTATCCAGGGAAAAATCAACATAAATTATTGGTAAAAAGAAACCGATTATTGAAAAAATTACTAACAAAAAACGTAATTGATTCGTTAACGTATGAATTATCAATATTAGAAGAATTGCCACAAAAAGCATATAAAATTCCACAAATTACAACCCATTTATTGCAGAAAGTAAATCAGCAGAAAAAAGGACAATTTGTAAAAACTACCATTGATAAAAAACTACAAACTCAAACCAATGAAATTGTAAAAAATCATTATAACCAATTAAGCAAAAACGGAATTCACAACATTGCTGTATTGGTTTTAGATGTGAAAACAAGACAGGTTTTAACCTATGTTGGGAATTCGCCAACAACAAATAAAAATCAGAAATTTGTAGATATTATTACCAAACCAAGAAGTACAGGAAGTATTTTAAAACCCTTTTTATATGCTGCAATGTTAGATGCTGGAGACTTGTTGCCAAATACGTTGGTTGCAGATATTCCAACAAATTATGGCAGTTATCAACCAGAAAATTTCGATAAAAAATATGCTGGAGCAGTTTCTGCAAAGTTGGCTTTATCAAGATCTTTAAATGTGCCAACTGTTAGGATGTTGCAAAGTTTTGGTTTGGAAAAGTTTCATCATTATTTGCAAAAATTAGCGTTAAAAGATGTCAAGAAAAATCCAAATCATTATGGATTAACCTTGGCTTTAGGAGGAGCAGAAAGTAACTTGTGGGATTTATGTAAAAGTTACGCATCAATGGCATCCACCATAAATCATTTTTCTGAAAATTCGAGTAGATATTTTACCAATGAATTTGCAGAACCAACTTTTTATGCTGATAAAAAAGTTGATTTTGGTTCAACATCCAAAGAAAAAATAATTTTTGATGCAGCTTCTATTTACCTAACTTTTGAAAGTTTAAAAGATGTAAACAGACCTAATGCAGAAGAAAATTGGGAATTTTTTGATTCTTCTAAACAAATTGCTTGGAAAACAGGAACTAGTTTTGGTTTTAGAGATGCTTGGGCAATTGGCACCACTAAAGATTTTGTAGTTGGGGTTTGGGTTGGAAACGCAGATGGAGAAGGAAGACCAGGTTTGGTAGGTGTGCAAACTGCTGGCCCAATTTTGTTTGATGTTTTTGACAAATTACCAAAATCAGATTGGTTTGAGAAACCTTTCGATGAAATGACTAAAGTGGAAATTTGCTCAAAAAGTGGTTTTAGAGCTACCCAAATTTGCGAAGAAAAAACGATGGAATTTATTCAAAATTCGGGTTTAAAATCAGCACCTTGTCCTTTTCATATTTTGGTAAATGTGGATAATTCAGAAAACTATCAAGTAAATACTTCTTGTGAGCGTTTGGAGAACATCAAACAGAAATCTTGGTTTGTTTTGCCACCATTATTAGAGTATTATTATAAAGATAAAAATCCGTTTTATAAAGCTTTACCAAAATTTAGAGAAGACTGTTTGGGTGAAACTAAAAACACTATGAAATTTTTATATCCCACAGAAAAAAGCAGCATTTTTTTACCTAAAAATTTTGATGGCAAAAAGAATGAATTAGTTTTAAAAGTAGCACATTCTAATAAAAATGCTATTTTGTATTGGTACTCCAATGCTACATTTTTAGGCACTACAAAAGAGATTCATAATTTGGCAATTTCACCCAAAGTTGGCGAGCATAAATTTACTGTGATGGATAATTTAGGGAATGAAATTCATCAATCTGTAATTATTAAAGAATAGATTTTCGATGGTTTTTTTTAAATGTTGTTTGATTAAATATCGCTCCTATGGAGCTTAATGTTTGAGATGTTTTTTTTATTAATATTATGCTCCTATGGAGCTAAAAAAATCCCAAAGGGATAAAGTATTAATAACAAAATGTGATAAATGTAAATCAAGCCCTGAAAGGGCGACATATTAAATATTTGTTTAATTAGTAAGGATTTTGGAAGTTAAAGGAATTTTTAATCGAACATTAACAAATTTCTGCGACTTTTTCTTATCAAGAACTATCAAATAAAATTTGGTTAAATATGTATATAAAAACCTTAAACCTTTAGATTTTCTTAACGAAAAATCATCATTTTTTTAACATCTTTGTAACATTTAGAAAATTTGTTTTAAGATGAAAATATATCCTATAGAAACTGGTAATTTTAAGTTAGATGGTGGTGCAATGTTTGGTGTTGTGCCAAAAACTATTTGGCAAAAAACCAATCCTGCAGATGCTAATAACTTGATTGATATGAGTATGCGTTGTTTGCTTATAGAAGATGGCAACCGTTTAATTTTGGTAGATACAGGTTTAGGTGCAAAACAATCAGACAAATTTTATGGTTATTATTACTTATTTGGTGATTTTTCTTTGGATGCTTCCCTTAAAAAATTAGGGTTTCATAAAGACGATATCACAGATGTTTTCTTAACACATTTACATTTCGATCATTGTGGAGGCGTTATTGAAAGAACTAAAGACGGACTTTTAATTCCAGCTTTTAAAAACGCCAAAGTTTGGAGTAATGACAAGCATTGGAAATGGGCAACTGAACCAAATCCGAGAGAAAAAGCATCGTTCTTAAAAGAGAATATCAATCCAATTAAAGAAAGTGGGCAGTTGGAATTTATTCATAGCAATTACAAAGAACAAATTGGTTTTGATGTCTTATTTATGGATGGTCATACAGAAAAACAAATGTTGCCAAAAATAGCATATCAAGGAAAAACAATCGTTTTTATGGCAGATTTATTACCTACAGTTGGGCACATTCCATTGCCTTATGTTATGGGCTATGATACAAGACCTTTATTAACTATTAAAGAAAAAGCAGCATTTTTAGACTTGGCTGCTGATGAAAATTTTTACTTATTTTTAGAGCATGACGCACATAACGAAATTTGTACAGTAAAGCATACAGAAAAAGGAGTACGATTAAACGAAACATTTACATTTAACGAATTATTTAATTAAGAGAATTTTATTATGAGAATTTTAAAACCAGTTTTATATACAGCATTTGCAGGAGTTTTTTTAGCAAGTTGTACAACAGTATCTAAACTTCCTGTTCCTAATGGAGTTGATAACGCTATAAATATACCAGCAAAAAAAGCAGCGTTAACAGATGTTGAAAAAGATAATTGGCAACATTTAGATTTAGCTACAGATACCATTCCAGGAATGAGTGTTGATAAAGCGTACCAATTTTTAGAAGGTAAAACCAGTGTGCCTGTAATTGTTGGTGTGGTAGATTCTGGTACCGATTTAAAACATGAAGATTTAGTAGATGTTGCTTGGGTAAATGCAGATGAAACTGCTGGTAATGGAATTGACGATGATAAAAATGGTTATATTGATGATATTAATGGTTGGAATTTTCTTGGAAAATCTTACAAAGAGCATTTGGAATACGAGCGTATTTTAATGAATCCATCAGTAGCTGATGCAGAAACTTTGGCTGAAGTAAAAGCATTTTATCAAGAAAAATTAGATGCAGCAAAAAAGGCAAATGAAATGTTGTTGCAAAATAAAACTAGATATGAGCAATTATTACAAGGTGTAAAAACTGCACATGAAGCTTTTGTCAATCATTTTGGAAAAGAAGACTATACAAAAGAAGAGGTTCTAGCAATTTCTACAACCGACGAAAATTTATCGAACCAAGTTGCATTTGCAAAACAAATGTATGCGTTTGGTTTGCCATCTATGGCAGCTGCAAAAACTGAATTAGAAGGTGGTGTAAATTATTTTATTGAACAATTAGCAACGAACAAAAAGTTAATTGCTGGCGATAATTTAAAAACCGATTACAGAACTGTTGTTGGTGATAACGCTTATGATATTAACGATTCTCCTGGTTATGGAGATGGAAATTCAGGCCATTCTGAAATTGATGAAGCTCATGGTTCTCACGTTTCAGGAATTATAGCAGCTACCAGAAATAATGATAAAGGAATGAATGGTGTTGCAAATAATGTAAAAATTATGGCAGTTCGTTCAGTTTCTAGTGGAGATGAATATGATAAAGATGTTGCTTTAGGAATTAGATATGCAGTAGATAATGGCGCAAAAGTTATCAATACTAGTTTTGGTAAAGCATTTTCGCCAAATAAAGAATGGGTTTATGATGCTATTAAATATGCAGCAAAAAATGATGTTTTAATTGTAAATGCTGCAGGAAATGATGGGAAAAACATCGATGTTGAAAAAACATATCCAAACGATTCTGAAGATTTAAAATTAGAAATTGCGAACAATTTATTGTCAATTGGAGCAATGAGCGCTAGTTATGATGAGAATTTACCAGCATCATTTTCTAATTATGGTAAAATAAATGTTGATATTTTTGCTCCTGGAGTTCAAATATATTCAACAACTCCAGAAAATGGCTATGCAAAATTTAGTGGAACATCTATGGCAGCACCATCAACTGCTGGAGTTGCAGCTTTAATACGTTCATATTACCCAGCATTATCTGCAAATCAAGTAAAGATGATTATTATGAATTCTGGAACAAAAATAGATTTACAAGTTATAAAACCAGGATCACAATCTCAAGAAAATCCAAAAGGAGAAATGGTTCCTTTTTCAGATTTATCTGTAACTGGTAGAGTTGTAAATGCAAATAATGCTTTACAAATGGCAGACAGAATTGTTAACGGAAAATAAATCAATAAAAACCAAATAAATAACAACTTATGAAAAAATACATTCTTTTTTTAGCATCTATATGTATGATTATCTCTTGTGCACAAACAAAAGAGGTTAGTTATACTCAGAATTCTTCTGCAGAAAATAATCCTGGTTATTGGCAACAACAAGTAGATTATACTATGGATATTGATATGGACGTAAATAAATATCAATATAAAGGAACGCAAAAATTAGTGTACACAAACAATTCTCCTGATGATTTAGACAGAGTTTTTTATCACTTATATTTTAATGCGTTTCAGCCAGGTTCTCAAATGGACATGAGGTCTTTAAATATCTCAGATCCTGATAGAAGAGTTCGTGATAGAATTAGCAAATTAAATGCGGATGAAATTGGATACATAAAAGTAAATTCTTTACAACAAAATGGAGTAGCAGTAAAGCATGAAACTGTTGGTACTATTTTAGAGGTGCAATTAAATACACCAATTAAAGCAGGTGAAAGTGTAACTTTTGATATGGTTTTTGATGCACAAGTTCCTGTTCAGATTCGTAGATCTGGTAGAAATAGTTCAGAAGATGTAGCTTTATCAATGGCTCAATGGTATCCTAAAATGGCAGAATATGATTTTCAAGGATGGCACACACCACCTTATATTGCAAGAGAATTTCATGGTGTTTGGGGAGATTTTGATGTAACACTGCATATTGATAAAAGTTATGTAGTAGGAGGAACAGGATATCTACAAAATCCGCAAGAAGTTGGGCATAATTATGCTGATAAAAAATTGCCTTTAAATTTACCAGAAGGTGATAAATTAACATGGCATTTTAAAGCACCAAATGTGCACGATTTTATGTGGGCAGCAGATCCTGACTATAATCACGATATTTTAACAATGAAAAATGGTATTGATTTACACTTTTTTTATAAGAAAACTTTAGAACCTGAATTTTTAGAAAATTGGAAAAACTTACAACCAAAAACGGCTGAGTTGATGACGTATTTCTCTGAAAACGTAGGTCAATATCCATACAAACAATACTCTGTAATTCAAGGTGGAGATGGAGGAATGGAATATGCAATGTCTACTTTAATCACTGGGAAACGTAAGTTTGGGAGTTTATTTGGTGTAACTGCACACGAAATGGCACATACCTGGTTTCAGTTTTTATTAGCAACCAATGAAAGTTTACATCCTTGGATGGATGAAGGTTTTACAAGCTATATTTCTAACAAAGCAGAAAATGAAATTTTAAACGAAAATAAAGAGAACCCACATGCAGGTTCTTATAGAGGTTACAGAACTATTGTTGCAAGAGGTTATGAAGAAACATTATCTACACATGCAGATAGATATGACACTAATTGGGCATATGGAACTGCAAGCTATTCGAAAGGAAATATCTTTTTATCGCAATTAGAATATGTTATTGGTTCAGAAAATGTTGCGAAAGGTTTAAAGAAATACTTTACAGATTTTAGTTTTAAACACCCAACTCCAAATGATATTAAACGTTCTATGGAAAAAGTTTCTGGGATTCATTTAGATTGGTATTTAAACGAATGGTCGCAAACGTTACATACCATAGACTATGGAGTAAAAGCCGTTGATGGTAAAAAAATAACGCTAGAAAGAATTGGTAAAATGCCAATGCCAATCGATTTGGAAGTTACCTATACAGATGGAAGTACAGAAAACTTCAACATTCCTTTAAGAATTATGAGAGGCGCAAAACCAACAGCTGCAAAAATAATTGAAGATTGGGCTTGGGCAAATCCTGTATATTCTTTTGATGTTGCAAAAACTGTAAAATCTGTAATGATTGATAAAAGTGGTTTAATGGCAGATATAAACTTAGAAAATAATTCTTTTTCTGTGGATTAAAGAATACATATTACAATGTATAGTAAAAAGGAGTAAGAATGTTTATCATTTTTACTCTTTTTTTTGTTGTATTTTTTACTGTCTTAACAAGCTAAAATTACCTTTTCTGTTTTTTATATTGTCTTTCTGGTCTATTAAAATAGCTTGAAACCAATAATCGTTTGCAATCATTTGTTTACCATTGTAAGTGCCATCCCAACCAATATCATCAATAGTAAAAGTGGCTATTTGTTTTCCATATCTATTAAAAATATTAATCGTACCACTTTTATAGTAACTTTTATCAATGCCTTTTATTTGCCAGAAATCATTATTTCCATCACCATTTGGTGTAAAAAAATTAGGGAAACTAATTAGGGCAATTTCAAAAGGAATTGAACCACAATTGTTATTGTCATTTACTTCTAAATTATAAACACCACCTCCTAAGTTTTCGAAAATAGGTTCATTTTGATAGTCAAATAAAATGTTATTATTTGCATCTAAAAGTCGAAACTCATAATCTCCTAAACCTAAATTATTCGTATTTATTTTGATAAAATTATTATCCGAATCATCTTGAACTTCTATATCGTTTATAGTGATATAAGAAATTGAAGATTCATTTATGACAATTTGCTCTTCCTCTGAATTACAACCATATTGTGATGTTGCAATTACTTTATAAACGCCACCTTTTTGAATATTTGTAGCTGATGAATTGCCAACAACAGTTCCATTTTCATCTCTCCAAGTGTAAGAAAAATTTGGGTTAGGATTGTCAACTTTAATTTCTAGATTTGAGTTGTTTGTTATGCAAATAATATCTTCTGCAATTAAATTAACAGTTGGTTTTTCTCTCACAATAAAGTCGACTGTGGTTTCTTCAAAACAAACATCATAAAGAGGATTTTCTAAACGAACTTTAATAGTTTGTGAAGTTGTATAAAAAGGATTTGGAAGAGGACTAGATAATTCCACATTATTTTCATCAAAATACCTAACAATCAAGTTGGTTTGACTGCCAATAATTTCGCTTTGAATAGTTGTTGTGTTAAAACCAACAAGACCATCAAAATCAGTATCACATTCTTCTTGTGGAGCAATTGTATTTGCTATGGGGACAGTATTTACAAGAAATTCTATAACATTTGTGTCACTACATTTTCCATCAAGATCTTTAGAATTTATATTCTCAATTTTCGCAGTAATTTTTTGAGAAGCTGTTACAAAAGGATTTGGTAAAGGACTTGAAAGCTCTTCATCATTTTCATCAAAATAAGTTACAACAACATTAGTTTGGTTGCCAATTATGGTGCTTTGTATGGTTGATGTATCAAAAGAAAAAACACCATCTCTATCATTATCACATTCAGGATTTATAATTACAGGATTTGCAATAGGCATTTTTTCTACGTTTAAAGAAATATGTGCACCTAAACCCAAACAGGCATTATCGACTTTACTATCAACTCTTATATAAATGTTTTGTTGATTTGGATACCCAATATTTTGATAATTTGAAATATCTGTAATCGGATTTTCTTCAGCTAAAGCATCTAATTCATTTTTGTAATAAGTAATTTCTAATTGTTGATTAACAGGAAATATATTTTGAATATCTGCAGTTACTGAGCTAAAATCGAAAGTAGCAATACCATCTGTTGTATTTGTTCCATCATCACATTGATAAAATGAATTTAATAATGTTGACGGAATTTGAGTTGTAGAAACAAATAGATTTACTTCGCTAATTTCAAAACAACCAGTGCTGTTCTCTACTCTAGCCCAAATTTTACCTGTACTAACTGTTTTATTTTCGTAGTTGGTAACATTAGAAATTGCAATCCCTTTATTTTCAGCAAGTGTTTTCTCTCCATGGAAGGTAATCGTATAATTCTCTGGATTTGTAACTATTTTTTCTTTTACTTCAATTAGATTGAAGAAACTGAAACCATTGATATCAGAATTATCACACTGTTTTAGAGAGACAATAGGGTTGATATTTGGAGCTTCAAAAATTTCTATTTCTTTAGGTATTGTATAAACTGTATTGTCTATGTGAGTTACAGTTGCTGTAACGTTATAAATACCTGAATTCGTAAATTGATGATTAATATCTATCTGTGTTGAAGTATTATTGATACCAGAACTTGGATCATCAAAATTCCAAACAACAGATTTTATTTCTGTTTGATTTGTTAAACTAAAATTGTTTGAAAAGTTAGAACAAGTATTATCATTTGTAATTTCAAAAGGAAAAATAGTTTTTGCTTCTCCATTTACGGTAACAAAAAAATTAACATTAGATTTTCCTATATCAGCACTATTTTTAAATTCATTATAGGGTGGACAACCTCCACTGTATGATTTGAACCAAGATATTCCATTATCTTGTTTTGTACCTGCTGCAAAAGCAACAGCAGAACTAGCCAAGCTATGAAGTTGCTTTACCTCCACTAAAATTTTTTTTATACCAGCTTTAACAATAATTGGATTATTGAAGTATATAATAGAAATATGCGCATTTTGAGGGCTTGCAAATTGATCTTGACTTTTGCTTTTGCCAATGAGTTTGGTTTCAGAAAAAGAAGCTGGAAAATCATCATCAATTTCATAAATGTTAAATTCTACATTTGTGTCCCACTCATTAGATTCTACTAGTCCAATTTGTCCTGATTTAATAATATATTCTTCGTTATCAGAAATACCAAAGTTTGATAAAGTAAAAGACTTTGACCAACTCACACCACCCCAACTACAGCCATAAATTCCAGTTTCAAAAACTTCATCACCAATATTAGTAGAAAGTGTTAAATTAGATTTTGTATTAATTAAACTTCTCTTTTCGCCTGTTACGCTAATAAAAAAATTTGCATTAGGTTTTGGAGATTCTAATTGATCTGTAGTGATAAAAGTATAATGTTCTCTGCAACCATAAAACCAAGAAAAATCCTTGTCTTGTGCAGTGCCAGCAATTAAAACTTTTTTATAATCTGGATTATAAATATCTTCAGATTGGGTTATACTTACTAATATTTTAGTTGTTTTAGAAGGTATAACTACAGGTCTAGAAAATGTGATGTTTATGATTTCAGGTTTATTACCAATTTCTGGAACTGATACTGAACCACCTCCAAGATAAACATTGTTGGAATTTGGAAAGTTATCATCAATACTAAATACAGCAAAACTGATTCTTGCTCCATTATAAGAGTTGCTAATTGCAGTTTGGCCAGACCTTATTATTAATTGATCTGATTTAATAACTCCAAAATCTGAAAGGGTAAATGTCCTTGCCCAAGATTCTTCATAATCACACGATTCCCAATCAGTTTTAATAGGAGTATTTCCAACATTGTGGGTTAGTGTAATCTGAGATAAAAGGTTTGAACAAAATATTAATATAAGGGGTAAAAGTAATTTTTTCATCAAAAATAATATATAAGTTTACCCTAACCAACCATCTCTATCTAAACTTCTATATTGAATAGCCTCTGCAATATGATCTGGAGAAATATCAGCAACATCAGCTAAATCTGCGATGGTTC
The DNA window shown above is from Polaribacter sp. Hel_I_88 and carries:
- the pbpC gene encoding penicillin-binding protein 1C, with the translated sequence MLLIFYAFCLPKELFTKPTSTVITSKNDELLGALIAKDGQWRFPHNDSVPEKFKTCLIQFEDEYFYKHPGFNPISIFNALRQNLKAGSIKRGGSTITQQVIRLSRDNRDRTYFEKIKELILATRLEFRASKEKILTYWSSNAPFGGNVVGLDAASWRYFNRSSSELSWSEAATLAVLPNAPNLIYPGKNQHKLLVKRNRLLKKLLTKNVIDSLTYELSILEELPQKAYKIPQITTHLLQKVNQQKKGQFVKTTIDKKLQTQTNEIVKNHYNQLSKNGIHNIAVLVLDVKTRQVLTYVGNSPTTNKNQKFVDIITKPRSTGSILKPFLYAAMLDAGDLLPNTLVADIPTNYGSYQPENFDKKYAGAVSAKLALSRSLNVPTVRMLQSFGLEKFHHYLQKLALKDVKKNPNHYGLTLALGGAESNLWDLCKSYASMASTINHFSENSSRYFTNEFAEPTFYADKKVDFGSTSKEKIIFDAASIYLTFESLKDVNRPNAEENWEFFDSSKQIAWKTGTSFGFRDAWAIGTTKDFVVGVWVGNADGEGRPGLVGVQTAGPILFDVFDKLPKSDWFEKPFDEMTKVEICSKSGFRATQICEEKTMEFIQNSGLKSAPCPFHILVNVDNSENYQVNTSCERLENIKQKSWFVLPPLLEYYYKDKNPFYKALPKFREDCLGETKNTMKFLYPTEKSSIFLPKNFDGKKNELVLKVAHSNKNAILYWYSNATFLGTTKEIHNLAISPKVGEHKFTVMDNLGNEIHQSVIIKE
- a CDS encoding M1 family metallopeptidase, whose product is MKKYILFLASICMIISCAQTKEVSYTQNSSAENNPGYWQQQVDYTMDIDMDVNKYQYKGTQKLVYTNNSPDDLDRVFYHLYFNAFQPGSQMDMRSLNISDPDRRVRDRISKLNADEIGYIKVNSLQQNGVAVKHETVGTILEVQLNTPIKAGESVTFDMVFDAQVPVQIRRSGRNSSEDVALSMAQWYPKMAEYDFQGWHTPPYIAREFHGVWGDFDVTLHIDKSYVVGGTGYLQNPQEVGHNYADKKLPLNLPEGDKLTWHFKAPNVHDFMWAADPDYNHDILTMKNGIDLHFFYKKTLEPEFLENWKNLQPKTAELMTYFSENVGQYPYKQYSVIQGGDGGMEYAMSTLITGKRKFGSLFGVTAHEMAHTWFQFLLATNESLHPWMDEGFTSYISNKAENEILNENKENPHAGSYRGYRTIVARGYEETLSTHADRYDTNWAYGTASYSKGNIFLSQLEYVIGSENVAKGLKKYFTDFSFKHPTPNDIKRSMEKVSGIHLDWYLNEWSQTLHTIDYGVKAVDGKKITLERIGKMPMPIDLEVTYTDGSTENFNIPLRIMRGAKPTAAKIIEDWAWANPVYSFDVAKTVKSVMIDKSGLMADINLENNSFSVD
- a CDS encoding MBL fold metallo-hydrolase, which produces MKIYPIETGNFKLDGGAMFGVVPKTIWQKTNPADANNLIDMSMRCLLIEDGNRLILVDTGLGAKQSDKFYGYYYLFGDFSLDASLKKLGFHKDDITDVFLTHLHFDHCGGVIERTKDGLLIPAFKNAKVWSNDKHWKWATEPNPREKASFLKENINPIKESGQLEFIHSNYKEQIGFDVLFMDGHTEKQMLPKIAYQGKTIVFMADLLPTVGHIPLPYVMGYDTRPLLTIKEKAAFLDLAADENFYLFLEHDAHNEICTVKHTEKGVRLNETFTFNELFN
- a CDS encoding T9SS type B sorting domain-containing protein, which translates into the protein MKKLLLPLILIFCSNLLSQITLTHNVGNTPIKTDWESCDYEESWARTFTLSDFGVIKSDQLIIRSGQTAISNSYNGARISFAVFSIDDNFPNSNNVYLGGGSVSVPEIGNKPEIINITFSRPVVIPSKTTKILVSITQSEDIYNPDYKKVLIAGTAQDKDFSWFYGCREHYTFITTDQLESPKPNANFFISVTGEKRSLINTKSNLTLSTNIGDEVFETGIYGCSWGGVSWSKSFTLSNFGISDNEEYIIKSGQIGLVESNEWDTNVEFNIYEIDDDFPASFSETKLIGKSKSQDQFASPQNAHISIIYFNNPIIVKAGIKKILVEVKQLHSLASSAVAFAAGTKQDNGISWFKSYSGGCPPYNEFKNSADIGKSNVNFFVTVNGEAKTIFPFEITNDNTCSNFSNNFSLTNQTEIKSVVWNFDDPSSGINNTSTQIDINHQFTNSGIYNVTATVTHIDNTVYTIPKEIEIFEAPNINPIVSLKQCDNSDINGFSFFNLIEVKEKIVTNPENYTITFHGEKTLAENKGIAISNVTNYENKTVSTGKIWARVENSTGCFEISEVNLFVSTTQIPSTLLNSFYQCDDGTNTTDGIATFDFSSVTADIQNIFPVNQQLEITYYKNELDALAEENPITDISNYQNIGYPNQQNIYIRVDSKVDNACLGLGAHISLNVEKMPIANPVIINPECDNDRDGVFSFDTSTIQSTIIGNQTNVVVTYFDENDEELSSPLPNPFVTASQKITAKIENINSKDLDGKCSDTNVIEFLVNTVPIANTIAPQEECDTDFDGLVGFNTTTIQSEIIGSQTNLIVRYFDENNVELSSPLPNPFYTTSQTIKVRLENPLYDVCFEETTVDFIVREKPTVNLIAEDIICITNNSNLEIKVDNPNPNFSYTWRDENGTVVGNSSATNIQKGGVYKVIATSQYGCNSEEEQIVINESSISYITINDIEVQDDSDNNFIKINTNNLGLGDYEFRLLDANNNILFDYQNEPIFENLGGGVYNLEVNDNNNCGSIPFEIALISFPNFFTPNGDGNNDFWQIKGIDKSYYKSGTINIFNRYGKQIATFTIDDIGWDGTYNGKQMIANDYWFQAILIDQKDNIKNRKGNFSLLRQ
- a CDS encoding S8 family peptidase, producing MRILKPVLYTAFAGVFLASCTTVSKLPVPNGVDNAINIPAKKAALTDVEKDNWQHLDLATDTIPGMSVDKAYQFLEGKTSVPVIVGVVDSGTDLKHEDLVDVAWVNADETAGNGIDDDKNGYIDDINGWNFLGKSYKEHLEYERILMNPSVADAETLAEVKAFYQEKLDAAKKANEMLLQNKTRYEQLLQGVKTAHEAFVNHFGKEDYTKEEVLAISTTDENLSNQVAFAKQMYAFGLPSMAAAKTELEGGVNYFIEQLATNKKLIAGDNLKTDYRTVVGDNAYDINDSPGYGDGNSGHSEIDEAHGSHVSGIIAATRNNDKGMNGVANNVKIMAVRSVSSGDEYDKDVALGIRYAVDNGAKVINTSFGKAFSPNKEWVYDAIKYAAKNDVLIVNAAGNDGKNIDVEKTYPNDSEDLKLEIANNLLSIGAMSASYDENLPASFSNYGKINVDIFAPGVQIYSTTPENGYAKFSGTSMAAPSTAGVAALIRSYYPALSANQVKMIIMNSGTKIDLQVIKPGSQSQENPKGEMVPFSDLSVTGRVVNANNALQMADRIVNGK